The Bacillus sp. F19 DNA segment GTTTTGTTTAATAAGCTATCCATCCTGAAGATAATCAATTATTTGGTGATGACGCTAACGATACTGCGGTAAGTGTAGAACTTTGCCGCCCGGGTAATTTTAAAGAGGTATATGACCGTTATGTTTGGTATCATGTGTATCTTTGCAGAAAATTCGGTTTAGATCCACTTAAGAAAATTGTTCCTCACAGCAAGTTAGATCCTCGCAGACGTACTGATCCGGAAAGTTGGTTAAAGCCTAACGGGGTTACTTGGTCACAGTTTATTAAAGAAGTAAAATATTATTATGATAACTGGTCTGTTAAGCCTGCAGCAAATACGACAAAAAAATGAATCTGTTCAAATAAAGACAGGCGGTCTATCTCCTGCTATGCGTGAGGAAGTATCCGCTTATTTTAAACAAATAGGTTGGTGGGCTCAGATTCAATTTACAACTGACAAAATGAATCCTCGCGCATTATCTGGTGGCCTTAGTCCTGCTTATGAGAGCAGAGTTTGAATCATGGTTGAAGCAGCGTAAATGGTATTATGAGATTGTGAAGTAATTGTCGTAATGTATGAATATCCAATAAATTTGGAGGAGGTTTGTCTATCTCCTCCTATATTTAATTTAATTGCAAGATTTTTCTTTTTTGTGTCTAGCCGAATAAAATTAATCAAAAATCTTGGATGATGTTGAATGTTTGCAAATTGATTTAGTAAAGAGATCGCCTGATCGTAAACTGCAAAGGAAATGCGAACAAGTAAAGTGTTAGTGCTTGAAGTACTACTTGAACGTCAATCGTTAATAGATTTTACATCAGTAGTATCTTCAATTTTAATTTCCTCAGAGGATTCCTGTGAGATACTCTCATTAATTACCTCACTTTGTGGAACATTAAATTCTGGCAACTGTAAATTTTCACTTCTAACCTCATTACGTTCATTGCCAAAGTCTTTTGAAAAAATAACTCTATTTCTAGCCATAGTAATTCCCCCCTTTCTTAGTCATTACATTTTTAACAAACTCATCTACCTGACTATTCAATTGATTCCACGAATAGACTCTTTTTATCTTCCGGAATCTTATCCATTTTCGTTTTAAGACTGTATTTTTCTGGAGCATTTGAACAAAAAGAAGTGTCGTATTCTTTGGAAGTTCTCCTTTCACCATACTCTATTCAATTAAAAGGGAAATGTATGGGGAATTTACTTGATAAGAAAGCACATTTTTGACATAATATGATGATTTTGTTAAAGCCGATGTTAAAATCCACAATATAGCCGGAATAAAAATCCCCATTTAAAATAGAACCATAGGTTTGAGAGGAGCTATGGTTCATGATTACAAGAGGGGATTTTTTTATGATTAAAGATATGTACAAGCGAGGAATGTCTATTTCTGATATTGCAAGAGAACTAGAGCTAGATCGTGGAACGGTTAGGAAATACATAAACTCTTCTGTAGCTCCTTCAAAGCAAAAGCGAACAAAGACAAAAAGCAAGTTGGATTCATACAAGGAATACCTTCATCAACGGATGCTGGAAGATGGCGTTTTTAACGGTGAACGCTTATTAGATGAAATCAAACAATTGGGATATACCGGAGGGAAAACGATTTTAAAAGATTACATTAAGCCCTTTAGAGATAAGGAGAAGAAGAAGTATTCTGTACGATATGAAACTTTACCAGGTGAACAGATGCAGGTGGATTGGAAAGAGATTGGAGAAATCATTCTAAACGGAGAGCGAATAAAGCTTTCTATGTTTGTTGCAACATTAGGTTACTCCAGAATGAAATATGCGGAGTTTACAACGTCTCAAGATCAAGAACATGTCCTTCAATGTTTGATTAGCAGCTTTAAGTACTTCGGCGGAGTTCCGCAGAAAATACTGTTTGATAATATGCGAACAGTGACAGATGGACGTGAACAAGGAATCGTGAAGTGGAACGCTCGATTTGCGGAATTTGCAGCCTATTACGATTTTATTCCTAAAGCCTGCAAGCCCTATAGGGCTAAAACGAAAGGCAAAGTTGAACGAGCGATTCAATATATCACAAATAGCTTTTATGTTGGAACTACATTCGATTCCATTGAAGATATTAATCTTCAAGTAGAACGTTGGCTTGACGGAATTGGCAATCGCAAAAAGAATGATACCACAGGTGTCCCTCCACAAGAACGCTGGTCGGAAGAAAAACTTAGTTCATTACCAAAAATCAATTATGACACGAGCTATCGCGTCTATCGTAAGACACATTTTGATAGCACCCTATCTTATAAAGGACACAAGTGGCTACTCCCAAAGGAATTTGCATTAAAGGATATCCTGGTTAAAGAATCATTAACTGGAGTACTTCGTTTCTTTTATCAAGGTGAAGAGATTACAGCATTTCAAACACCAGCATCAGTCATTTCATTAGCTGATCAAATAAAAAAGAAACAGAGTGCCGTGGTTGCCGCCCCGCATTCTGTTCCCGAAGTATCCGTCAATACTCGTCCTCTCTCCGTTTATGACGATCTCTTGAGAGGTGAATCATGAACGAGAAAATGAAAGAGTATTGCCAGAAGCTGAACTTGTCCGTAATCGCTGAACAATGGTCAACGCTTTCCGATCAAGCAGCTAAAAATAATGTACCATATTCTTCGTTTCTCTTCAGCCTTTTAGAGGCAGAATTTATTGAAAGACAGCAAAGAACGACAAAACACTGATAAAACTTTCAAAACTCCCGTTCCGAAAGACGATGGATGAGTTTGACTTTACTGTTCAACCTTCAATTGACGAACGGAGAGTAAAAGAACTGATGACATTATCATTCTTGAAGAATCATGAGAATCCTATTTTTCTAGGTCCACCGGGCATTAGGAAAACTCACTTGGCAGTTTCTATTGGGCTGCAAGCTATATCACATGGCTACAAAACATACTTTATATCTGCACATGACTTAGTATCACAATTAAGGAAAGCTGATCTTGATCAGCAGTTAGAAAAGAAACTGCGTTCTTTAGTAAAACCTAGTCTTCTAATCATTGATGAAATGGGTTATATGAAACTCGATCATCATAGTACTCATTATTTATTTCAAGTCATTGCCCGACGTTATGAGAAAGGTTCTATTATCTTAACATCAAACAAGTCATTTGGAGAATGGGGAGATATTATTGGTGATCCAATCATCGCGACCGCTATGTTAGATAGACTCTTACACCACTCAAGAATATTTAACCTAAACGGAGAAAGTTATCGTATGAAAGAAAAGAAGCTGCAGAAGGAAAAACAGAAGGGTTCGTAAGAACTAACCGGCCTTGACAGATTTTCTATCTAGTCTTTAGAAAAGCATATTATTTTACAGGCTTATTATCTGAGCAATTAAAAAGTAAAAAATGACATAATGTTTTGTTTTTTAACAAAATGTGCATTTATAGCTTTTTACTTTGTATAGAAGTACTTTTTCATTCTTCTATTAACATGCTGAGCCAAAGCGTATTGCCAATATCTTAATTTACCCCGATATCCGTGAGCAAAGTATTCATATTCCACAAACGTTCACCTTTACTGAATCCATTACCTTTATGTTCATCTTTCTGAATTTCAATTTCATATCACGTAAATCAATTCTTATGCGCTTCAGCTGGTACACAACATAATGAATATATACCTCAGGAATTTTAAAACCTGCAGCTTCTATACATTTAGATCTTTTTCTAAAATATCAACCAAACAAATCTTATATATGTATTCATAAATCATATTCTCTTTTTCTACACCAAAGGAGCTGATAATATGAAAGGCTTGTTAGAGAGAGCAAAAGAAGAGCAACTTCCTGTTGAGATTATTTATAGGTCTGACAAAGGGGATATCTTACAAAGGACTATAATTGTGAATGAGGTCAAAGGCAATAATATAAAAGCATTTTGCTTATTAAACAACAAACCCGCATTACATCACTGCATTGTTACAATGGAAAACAGAAATAAACCCCCGTTCTACAAGAACGGGGGTTTAAACTGGATAAAATATAATCATACTTAATCGAGTTAATGTTTCCCCTGAATTATGATAGGTATGGGTTCTGTCAGCCTTGAATCTAATAGAATCACCACTACTAACTGTATATTCATTATTATTTACACGTACAGTTAGTTCCCCTTCAAAAACAGTTAAGAACTCTTCAGTTCCCTCTCTGTGCGAATCAGCACATAGGAATCCGCCCTTCTCAATCTCGACAGTATAAACTTCAAAGCGTCTATCATCTTCGAAGGGAAAGTAAGGATAGACCCGATATTTTCCGTTGTCTTCAGATAATGTTTGAATTTCCCTTTTTAAAACCACTTTTGTATCTGGCTGCGGATTATTTATTAGTGAAGTAAAAGAAATTTTTAATCCATTGGCTATTTTCCAAATGGTTGTAATCGTGGGGCATGATTCCCCTCTTTCGATTTGACCTATCATCGTTTTACTTACTCCTGTTAATTCAGCAACTCTTTCAAGACTTAATTTCTTACTTTCTCTAAAGATTTTTAAGTTTTTTGCAATGATAAGATGTATTTCCTCCATAAACACACTCCTATATTTGTGTACAATATAACGTCGATATTATACAATAAAAAGGATTGACGTTATAGTGTCTGTTTTGAACATTATAACATATAATACAAGGGAGGTTCCAATATGCCTTTATTATCGTTTTTGCTATATATTTTTGTTACTAGTTTTACTCCTGGTCCCAATAATATTATGGCGATGTTATTTGCTAACAAATACGGGTTAAAAAAGACAATTAGATTTTGTTTAGGAGTAGGTGCAGGTTTCTTTGTAATAATGTTATTGTGCAGTTATTTTAATCTTTTGC contains these protein-coding regions:
- a CDS encoding N-acetylmuramoyl-L-alanine amidase, which codes for MHPEDNQLFGDDANDTAVSVELCRPGNFKEVYDRYVWYHVYLCRKFGLDPLKKIVPHSKLDPRRRTDPESWLKPNGVTWSQFIKEVKYYYDNWSVKPAANTTKK
- a CDS encoding XRE family transcriptional regulator produces the protein MEEIHLIIAKNLKIFRESKKLSLERVAELTGVSKTMIGQIERGESCPTITTIWKIANGLKISFTSLINNPQPDTKVVLKREIQTLSEDNGKYRVYPYFPFEDDRRFEVYTVEIEKGGFLCADSHREGTEEFLTVFEGELTVRVNNNEYTVSSGDSIRFKADRTHTYHNSGETLTRLSMIIFYPV
- the istA gene encoding IS21 family transposase; this encodes MITRGDFFMIKDMYKRGMSISDIARELELDRGTVRKYINSSVAPSKQKRTKTKSKLDSYKEYLHQRMLEDGVFNGERLLDEIKQLGYTGGKTILKDYIKPFRDKEKKKYSVRYETLPGEQMQVDWKEIGEIILNGERIKLSMFVATLGYSRMKYAEFTTSQDQEHVLQCLISSFKYFGGVPQKILFDNMRTVTDGREQGIVKWNARFAEFAAYYDFIPKACKPYRAKTKGKVERAIQYITNSFYVGTTFDSIEDINLQVERWLDGIGNRKKNDTTGVPPQERWSEEKLSSLPKINYDTSYRVYRKTHFDSTLSYKGHKWLLPKEFALKDILVKESLTGVLRFFYQGEEITAFQTPASVISLADQIKKKQSAVVAAPHSVPEVSVNTRPLSVYDDLLRGES